TTCGCAAGCCCAAATGTTCTGCAATATCGGAAAGGATTAGCCAGCCTTCGCCATCGGTAGTTAGATGCGCAGCAAGACCATTTAAAAACCCCAAAAGCATGCGGCTATCCTGATCATAAATCGCATGTTCAATTGGTGAACTAGGGCGCGCTGGTATCCAAGGTGGGTTGCAGACTATCAATGGCGCTTGACCCGTAGGAAATAGGTCGGCTTTTACTATCTCAATACGGTCACTCAGACCTATGCGTTCAATGTTTTCATGGGCGCAGGTCAGGGCACGGTCGTCCTGGTCAGTAGCGATGACTTTTTTAACACCGCGATGTGCCAATACTGCCGCGATAACGCCAGTACCAGTACCAATATCAAACGCCAACTCCGAATTAGGCAAAGGCGTATCTGCAATCAGCTGGATATATTCACCGCGCACAGGCGAAAATACGCCGTAATGCGGGTGAATCTGGTTCGCCAGCGCTGGAATTTCTACGCCTTTTTTGCGCCATTCATAAGCGCCAATCAAGCCTAATAATTCACGTAATGAAATAACATAGGCTGCTGTTGCTGGGCCATACACTTGTTCACAAGCTGACTTTACATCGGGAGCGCGACGTAACGTGCTGGCATGCTCTGACGTCAATTCAATTAACAACATCGCCAAGGTACGTGCACGCTGTGACTGTGCTTGTCGATGTAGATGAAATGCCTCAGCAGGGCTGGCTGCGCTAATCTTCTCAGTCTTATTCTTATGTTTAGGGGCTTGGGCACGACGCGCCATGGCTTGGAGCAATTGACGCGCATTCTGGAAGTCACCTCGCCAAAGCAATGCCGTACCTTCGCAGGCAAGCCTGTAAGCAGCATCTGCCGTCATGGTGTCATCTACGACCATCACACGCTTAGGCGGTGGTGTGCCACTTTCTGAGCGCCATTGCCTACTGATGGTTTTGCCTGCTTGTACCCAACTAATTACTGGTGATTCACTCAAAAGAAATGTGCTCCGTACTTATTTATTACCTGATTATATTACCCAATAAAAAAGGCAGCTTACGCTGCCTTTACAGTCTACTGCCAATCAGGGCTGGTATTAATGTTTTGTAATCTTGCGTAGCTGTTGAATCGCCTGCAATTGCGCCATGGCTTCCATCAGTTCGCCTTGTGCTTTGGCGTAATCTACTTCTGAGCTCTTGTTCTTAATCGCTTCTTCAGCCACGCGCTTGGCCTCCAAGGCTTTCGCTTCATCCAGGTCATGGCCACGAATAGCAGTATCTGCCAATACTGTAACGATGCCTGGTTGAATCTCAAGTATGCCGCCAGAAACGAATATCAACTGCTCTTCAGCCTGATCAGAAATCTTCAGGCGTAAAGCGCCAGCTTTAATGGTGGTCAACAGTGGCGCATGGCGAGGATAAATACCGACTTCACCTTGCAACGCAGGCGCCACAATGAACTCAACCTCGCCAGAGAAGATAGACTCTTCGGCGCTTACTACATCAATATGGATGGTTGCTGTCATGCTGTTTACCTATTTGCTATGGTTATTGGCTTAAAAATTAAAGCGTTTTAGCCTTTTCAATAGCCTCTTCAATCGCACCGACCATATAGAAAGCCTGCTCTGGCAGGTGATCGTAATCACCATTCACAATGCCCTTGAAGCCCTTGATGGTATCTTTCAATGAAACATACTTGCCAGGTGCGCCTGTAAATACTTCAGCAACGTGGAAAGGTTGTGACAAGAAACGTTGGATCTTACGTGCACGGGCTACTGCCAATTTATCTTCTGGCGCTAGTTCGTCCATACCCAGAATCGCGATAATGTCGCGCAATTCCTTGTAGCGTTGCAAGGTAGATTGTACTGAACGCGCTACGCTGTAATGCTCATCACCAACCACGAGTGGATCTAATTGACGTGAGGTTGAATCCAGTGGATCAACCGCTGGGTAAATACCCAGTGAAGCGATATCACGTGACAACACAACGGTAGAATCCAAATGCTGGAAAGTGGTCGCTGGCGATGGGTCGGTCAAGTCATCCGCAGGTACGTAAACGGCTTGGATAGAAGTAATAGAACCAGTTTTGGTTGAAGTAATACGCTCTTGCAAGCGGCCCATTTCTTCAGCCAATGTTGGTTGGTAACCTACAGCTGAAGGCATACGGCCCAATAGCGCAGATACTTCGGTACCAGCCAGTGTGTAACGGTAGATGTTATCCACGAAGAACAGGATATCACGGCCTTCGTCACGGAATTTTTCAGCCATGGTCAAACCTGAAAGCGCAACACGCAAACGGTTTCCTGGTGGTTCGTTCATTTGACCGAACACCATGGCTACTTTTGATTCGGACAGGTTGTCCAGCTTGATAACGCCAGCTTCTGCCATTTCGTGGTAGAAGTCGTTACCTTCACGAGTACGTTCACCTACACCAGCAAACACCGACAAACCCGAGTGTTCTTTAGCAATGTTGTTGATCAGTTCCAGCATGTTCACGGTCTTGCCTACACCCGCGCCACCGAACAAACCAACTTTACCGCCCTTGGCAAACGGACAAACCAGATCAATCACCTTGATGCCTGTTTCAAGCAAATCTACCGAAGGAGAGAGCTCTTCAAAGCTTGGCGCTTTTTGGTGAATTTCGCGACGTTCATCGGTAGCAATCGGACCAGCTTCATCAATCGGGCGACCCAGCACATCCATGATACGACCCAATGTAGCGTTACCAACTGGTACTGAAATACCAACGCCAGTAGCGGTTACTTTGGTGCCGCGGCGCAAACCATCGCTAGAACCCATAGCAATCGTACGTACGATGCCATCGCCTAGCTGTTGCTGCACTTCAAGGGTCAAGCCAGCTTCTGCGGTTGCACCATCATCGCTTACCAGCAAGGCTTCATAAACCTTGGGCATTTGATCACGCGGAAATTCGACGTCAACTACGGCGCCAATACACTGAACGATTTTACCTTCACTCATTTTGCGATTTCCTATCTAAACTTATTTGTTGAATGCTTTTGCATTCATCTATTAACTGGGTAGTTCTTAACCTGAAACTGCTACTGAATCACTTTTGCGCTTAGCCAGATACAGCTGCAGCGCCACCGACAATTTCTGAAATTTCCTTGGTAATCGCAGCTTGGCGGGCTTTGTTGTAAACCAGCTTCAACTCACCAATTACTGTTTTTGCGTTATCAGATGCTGACTTCATCGCCACCATACGTGCGCTTTGTTCTGATGCCATGTTTTCTGCAACAGACTGGAACACCAATGACTCAATGTAACGCACCATCAAATCATCAATGACGACTTGTGCATCTGGCTCATAGATGTAATCCCAATGACCTGTTGGTGCACCAAGGCTTTCACCTGAAAGCGGTAGCAACTGCTCCATCACCGACTCTTGCTTCATGGTATTAATAAAGCGGTTGTAGGCGATGTACAACTGATCGATCTCGCCTGCAACATAAGCATCTAGCATCACTTTAACTGGGCCAATCAGCTTTTCCATCTGTGGCTT
This genomic window from Methyloradius palustris contains:
- a CDS encoding methyltransferase — translated: MSESPVISWVQAGKTISRQWRSESGTPPPKRVMVVDDTMTADAAYRLACEGTALLWRGDFQNARQLLQAMARRAQAPKHKNKTEKISAASPAEAFHLHRQAQSQRARTLAMLLIELTSEHASTLRRAPDVKSACEQVYGPATAAYVISLRELLGLIGAYEWRKKGVEIPALANQIHPHYGVFSPVRGEYIQLIADTPLPNSELAFDIGTGTGVIAAVLAHRGVKKVIATDQDDRALTCAHENIERIGLSDRIEIVKADLFPTGQAPLIVCNPPWIPARPSSPIEHAIYDQDSRMLLGFLNGLAAHLTTDGEGWLILSDIAEHLGLRTRDELLAAIDKAGLAVIEKRDTKATHPRASDPTDPLHLARKAEVTSLWRLTAKS
- a CDS encoding F0F1 ATP synthase subunit epsilon gives rise to the protein MTATIHIDVVSAEESIFSGEVEFIVAPALQGEVGIYPRHAPLLTTIKAGALRLKISDQAEEQLIFVSGGILEIQPGIVTVLADTAIRGHDLDEAKALEAKRVAEEAIKNKSSEVDYAKAQGELMEAMAQLQAIQQLRKITKH
- the atpD gene encoding F0F1 ATP synthase subunit beta yields the protein MSEGKIVQCIGAVVDVEFPRDQMPKVYEALLVSDDGATAEAGLTLEVQQQLGDGIVRTIAMGSSDGLRRGTKVTATGVGISVPVGNATLGRIMDVLGRPIDEAGPIATDERREIHQKAPSFEELSPSVDLLETGIKVIDLVCPFAKGGKVGLFGGAGVGKTVNMLELINNIAKEHSGLSVFAGVGERTREGNDFYHEMAEAGVIKLDNLSESKVAMVFGQMNEPPGNRLRVALSGLTMAEKFRDEGRDILFFVDNIYRYTLAGTEVSALLGRMPSAVGYQPTLAEEMGRLQERITSTKTGSITSIQAVYVPADDLTDPSPATTFQHLDSTVVLSRDIASLGIYPAVDPLDSTSRQLDPLVVGDEHYSVARSVQSTLQRYKELRDIIAILGMDELAPEDKLAVARARKIQRFLSQPFHVAEVFTGAPGKYVSLKDTIKGFKGIVNGDYDHLPEQAFYMVGAIEEAIEKAKTL
- the atpG gene encoding F0F1 ATP synthase subunit gamma; this translates as MAGSKEIRTKIKSVENTRKITRAMEMVAASKMRKAQERMRAARPYAEKIRNIAAHLSHAQAEYRHPFLIKRDVVKNIGLIVITSDKGLCGGLNTNVLRIAVNQMQAWENDSHGVQVTAIGNKGLGLMTRINANIKSQMTGLGDKPQMEKLIGPVKVMLDAYVAGEIDQLYIAYNRFINTMKQESVMEQLLPLSGESLGAPTGHWDYIYEPDAQVVIDDLMVRYIESLVFQSVAENMASEQSARMVAMKSASDNAKTVIGELKLVYNKARQAAITKEISEIVGGAAAVSG